The genomic interval CGATGCTGACTTTCTGCATGCGGTCGCCGGCCTGGATGCGCCGCACGACCTCCATGCCCTCCACCACCTGGCCGAAGATCGTGTAGCCGCCGTCCAAATGCGGCTGAGGCTCGAGACAGATGTAGAACTGCGAGCCCGAGGAGCGCCGTTCGGGATTGACCCGATCGCCCTTGCGCGCGGTGGCCACGGCCCCCACCTGGTGTTTGAGGGAGGCGTCGATTTCCGCCGGCAGATCGTAGCCGGGTCCGCCGGTGCCGTTGCCCAGGGGATCGCCCCCCTGCACGACGAAGCCCGGCACCACGCGGTGAAAGCTCAACCCGTCGTAAAAGCCGTCGCGGGCCAGCTTACGGAAGTTGGCCACGGTTTGCGGCGCTTTTTCGGCGTAGAGCTCGATGCGAATCGTCCCGTGCTCGGTCTGAATCAGGGCGAAATCCTTGGCGGCCGCCGGTACGGCAAAAACGGCGAGCAGCCCCAAAACCATCATCCAGATGCGCATGTTTTTCTTCCTTTCGCCGCAATTAAATCCCTTCGGATTTAAGGTCGCGGGCCATAAGATCGATGACCGCCCGGCGCGGATCCTTGTCCTCATAGAGAATCCGATACATCTGCTCGGTGATGGGCACCTCGACGCCGAGCTTCCGCGCCAGGCGATAGGTGGACAAACTGGTCTGCACTCCCTCGGCGACCATCTTCATGCCGGCGAGGATGTCCTTGAGCTTGCGTCCCCGGCCCAGTTCGATGCCGACGCTGCGGTTGCGCGACAGATCGCCGGTGCAGGTCAGCACCAGATCGCCCATGCCCGCCAGTCCCGCGAAGGTCGCCGCCTGGGCGCCCTTGGCCAGACCCAGCCGGGTCATTTCGGCGAGGCCGCGGGTGATCAGCGCGGCGCGGCTGTTGTACCCGAAGCCCAGGCCGTCGGCCACCCCGGCGGCGAGGGCGATGACGTTTTTCAGCGCGCCGCCGAGCTCCACGCCGAGAACGTCGGTGTTGGTGTAGATGCGGAAATACTCGGTGCTCATGGCCTCCTGCACGCGCCTGGCGACGGCCGGATCGCGCGAGGCCGCCACCACCGCCGTGGGCATGCCCGCCGCCACCTCGCGGGCGAAGGAGGGTCCGGAGAGATAGCACAGCCGGTCATGAACCGCCTGCGGCAGGGTTTCCTCGAGGACCTCGGACATGGTTCGCAGGGTCTCGATCTCGATGCCCTTGGCCGCGCTCACCACCAGGGTGTCCGGCGCGATGTGGGCGGCGGCGCGCTGCATGAGAGCGCGCATGACCTGGGAGGGCGGCACCAGCAGCAGCAGGTCGCGGCCGGTCACGGCCTCGCGCAGATCGTTGGTGAACGCCAGGGCGGGCGCGAGGGTCACGCCGGGGAGAAACAGATCATTTTCGCGGGTGCGCGCCATGCGCTCCACCAGATCGGCCTCGTAGGCCCAGAGGCTGACCGCATGGCCCTTGCGCGCGAGCAGATCGGCAAGCGTCGTCCCCCAGCTTCCCGCACCGATGACACCGATATTCATAGGGATCATCCTTTTCAGATGGCTTTTCGCTTTTTTTCCATGCGCTCCCGGACCTGCGCGATGCGCTGCTCCAGCACCTCGGGTTTGGGGTAGACGCCGCGCAGTTTTTCCAGCATGTCCAAGGCGTCGATGAGCTGACCCTGCTCCTCGAAAACCGCCGCCAGGCCGAAGCGTGCCTCCAGCGCATAGAGATGGCCGGGCCAGGTCGTGAAGACCTTTTCGAATCGCGTGCGCGCCTGCTCGAAATCACCCTGCAGCGTCAGGGAAACGGCGCTGCGGTAGCCGGCCTCGGCCCCCAGGGAACTCGCGGGAAACATGGCGAGCAGCTGATCCCATTCGATGCGCGCCTGCTCGAAATTGTTGAGGCGGAAATAGGCTTCCCCGATACGATACTGGACCTGATCCCCGTCGGCAACCCCCTGGTCGAGAAGTTTCTGATAGGCGACCACCGCCCGGCCGTAATCCTGCAGCCGATCCATGTAGAGATCGGCCGCCTGGCGCTGGGCGGCCAGGCTCAAGGGACTCTCGGGGTAGCTCTTTTCCAGTTGCAGAAAGGCCAGCAGCGCCCGCTGATCGTCGCCGAGATAGAGGTGCTGGAGTTCGCCGAGATGAAACAGCGCCTCGTCGGCGCGGGACGCATGGGGATAGAGGCGAGCCAGCTGATGGAATTGCCGCGCGGCGGCCGCGTAGTCCTTCTCCACCAGCAAGGCCTGGGCGCGGGCGAAGCGGCGCTCGGCGAAACGTTCCTGATTCACGGCATACCAACCGGCGCCGGCGCCCAGCAGCAGCACCAGGGCCAGCCCCGCCAGCAGCAGACGCCTACTCGTCTTCCGGCGTCGGTAGCTCAGCTCCTCCTTCAAAATCCGCTTCTTCAACTTCCGAATCGAGCCCATGGTCCTCATCCTTCTCGGCCAGCTTGGCGACGGCCACGATGCGTTCGCCGGGTTCGAGCACCATCAGGCGCACGCCCTGGGTGTTGCGGCCGATGATCGAGAGATGGCCGACGGAGGTGCGCAGCACCTTGCCGCGATCGGTGATGAACATCAGGTCCGAATCTTCCTCGCACAGCTTGATGTCGACCACCTGGCCGTTGCGTTCCGAGGTCTTGATGGTGATGATGCCCTTGCCGCCGCGGCTCTGCACGCGATATTCGTCGAGGTCGGTGCGCTTGCCGTAGCCGTTTTCCGTGACCGTCACCAGGGTCGAGGAGGTCACGTCGGTGACGGTCTCCATGCCGATCACCCGATCGTCGTCCTCAAGCAGCATGCCGCGCACTCCGCGCGCGGTGCGCCCCATGGGCCGCACGTCGGTCTCCGGGAAGCGGATCGACTTGCCGTTGCGGCTGGCGAGCAGGATGTCCATGCTGCCGTCGGTGAGGCGCGCGGCGATGAGATGGTCGCCCTCGTCGATGGTCAGGGCGATGATGCCCCCGGCGCGGGGATTGGCGTAGGCCATGAGCTCGGTCTTTTTCACCGTGCCCTGCTCGGTGGCGGTGACGATGTACTTGCCCTCGACGAATTCCTTGACGGGCAGAATCGTCATGACCTTTTCCCCTGCGGCGAGGTTGAGCAGGTTGACGATGGCCTTGCCGCGCGAGGCGCGCCCGCCCTGGGGAATCTCATGCACCTTGAGCCAGTAGACCTTGCCCTGATCGGTGAAGATCAGCACGTAGCTGTGAGTCGAGGCGATGAAGAGCCGCTCGACGAAATCCTCTTCCTTGGGACGCATGCCGGTCTTGCCCTTGCCGCCGCGGCGCTGGGCGCGGTAGAGGGACACGGCGTTGCGCTTGATGTAGCCCGTGTGCGACACGGTCACCACCATGTCCTCCTCGACGATGAGATCCTCGAGGGAGAGCTCACCGGTCTGGGCGACGATCTCGGTGCGCCGCGGATTGGCGTATTTTTCCCGAATCTCGAGCAGTTCCTCGCGGATGATCTTGAGGATTTCCACTTCGCTGGCAAGAATCTCCTTGAGCCGTCGGATCAGGGCCAGCACTTCTTCGTACTCGGCCAGGATCTTGTCGCGCTCCAGGCCGGTCAGGCGGTGCAGGCGCATGTCGAGGATCGCCTGGGCCTGCAGCTCCGAGAAGCCGAAGCGCGCCATGAGGCGCTCCTTGGCCTCGGCGGGACTTGCCGAGGTCTTGATGATCTGGATCACCTCGTCGAGGTTCTCGAGGGCGATCTTGAGACCTTCGAGGATGTGGGCGCGCGCCTCGGCCTTCTTCAGATCGAAGATGCAGCGCCGCGTCACCACTTCCTTGCGGTGCTCGATGAACAGATCGAGGAGCCGGCGCAGATCGAGCACCTGGGGCTGACCGTTGACGATGGCGAGCATGATGATGCCGAAGGACGACTGCATGGCGGTCATCTTGTAGAGCTGGTTGATGATCACCGCGGGAATCACGTCCTTTTTCAGCTCGATGACGATGCGCATGCCCTCGCGATCCGATTCATCGCGCAGATCGGAAATCCCCTCGATCTTCTTGTCCTTGACCAACTCGGCGATTTTCTCGATGAGCTTGGCCTTGTTCACCTGGTAGGGAATCTCGCTGACGATGATGGCTTCGCGACCGGTGCGCTTGTCGACCTCGACCAGGGCGCGCGCGCGCATCTGAATGATGCCTCGACCGCTGCGATAGGCCTCGCGGATGCCTTCGCGACCGAAGATGAAGCCGGCGGTGGGAAAATCAGGGCCGGGCAGCTTTTCCATCAGTTCGTCGAGGCGCAGACGCGGATCGTCGATGATCGCCACCAGCGCATCGATCACCTCGCCCAGGTTGTGAGGCGGGATCTTGGTCGCCATGCCGACGGCGATGCCCTCGGAGCCGTTGACCAGAAGGTTGGGAAACTTGGCCGGCAGGACCAGGGGCTCCTGCAGGGAGTCGTCGTAGTTGGGGCCGAAGTCGACGGTTTCCTTCTCGATGTCGGCGAGCAGCTCGCCGGCCAGGCGCGCCATGCGGATCTCGGTGTAACGCATGGCGGCGGCCGAATCGCCGTCGATGGAGCCGAAGTTGCCCTGGCCGTCGACCAGGGGATGGCGCATGGAAAAATCCTGCGCCATGCGCACGATGGTGTCGTACACCGCCGAATCGCCGTGGGGATGATACTTACCGATGACGTCACCGACCACGCGCGCCGATTTCTTGTAGGGCTTGTTCCACTCGTTGCCCAGATCGTGCATGGCGAAGAGCACGCGGCGGTGCACCGGCTTGAGGCCGTCGCGCACATCGGGCAGGGCGCGGCCGATGATGACGCTCATGGCGTAGTCCATGTAGGACTTGCGCATCTCGTCTTCGATATTCACCGTAAATTTGTTGGGCTGTTGCGGTTCCGGCATGATTCGCGCTTCCTTGGAAATTTAGATGTCCAGATTCGACACGTTGAGGGCGTTCTTCTCGATGAAATCTCGGCGCGGCTCCACCTGATCACCCATGAGCACGGTAAAGATCTCATCGGCTTCCACCGCGTCCTCGATCTTGACCTGCAGCAGCACCCGTTTCTCCGGATCCATGGTGGTTTCCCAGAGCTGCTCGGGGTTCATCTCGCCCAGCCCCTTATAGCGCTGGATGTATTGGCCCTTCTTGGCGCGCTCGATGAAATGGGTGAGCAGTTCCTGACGGTCGTGGACCTCAACGACGTCCTTGTTCTCGTAGGAGATGAAGGCTTTCTCGTCGAGACAGATCTCCTCGACCTTGCGATAGGCCTGCAACAGCAGCTTGTACTCGGGCGAGGAGAGAATCTCCAGGCCGCTCTGGTCGAGGCGCGCGCGCAGGTTGCCGAGGGTGAAGAAAATGCGCGGCGGGTCCTGCAGGGCCTGATAGGTCGCGCGCGGCTCCACCGCCTTGAGTTTATCGGCCAGGGGCGCAAGATCGAGCATGTCGGCAAAACCGTTCTGGATCTTGCCGGTGACGAAAATCCGCAGGATCTCGCGGTTGACGCCCTTGTGCACGAGTTTTTCAAAGAGATTGTTGAAGTCGATGATGTTGCGCAAGGTCGGGATGATCTGCTTGCCACGCAGCACCTTGCCGGTTTTTTCCATCTGCACGCTGGCGCCCTCGGTGCCTTCGTCGAGCAGGTATTCGAGCAGTTCCGCATCGTCCTTGCGATAGATTTCCTTCTTGCCGCGCTTGACCTTGTAGAGCGGCGGCTGGGCGATGTAGAGATGGCCGCGCTCGACCAGCTCGGGCATCTGGCGGAAGAAGAAGGTGAGCAGCAGGGTGCGGATGTGCGAGCCGTCGACGTCGGCGTCGGTCATGATGATGATGCGGTGGTAGCGCAGCTTGGCGAGGTCGAAATCGTCCTTGCCGATGCCGGTGCCCATGGCGGTGATCAGGGTGCGGATCTCCGCGGAGGTGAGCATTTTGTCGAAGCGCGCCTTCTCGACGTTGAGGATCTTACCCTTCAGCGGCAAGATCGCCTGGGTGCGGCGGTCGCGGCCCTGCTTGGCGCTGCCGCCCGCCGAATCGCCCTCGACCAGATAAATCTCGGAGAGCGCCGGGTCCTTTTCCTGGCAATCGGCCAGTTTGCCGGGCAGGGACAAGCCTTCCAGCGCGCCCTTGCGTCGGGTGAGATCGCGCGCCTTGCGCGCCGCCTCGCGCGCGCGCGCCGCCTCGATGCCTTTCTCCAGGATCTTGCGCGCCACCTGGGGATTTTCTTCGAGGTATTCGGCGAGCTTTTCGTTCATGAGGGTCTCGACATAGCCCTTGACCTCGGAATTGCCGAGCTTGGTCTTGGTCTGACCCTCGAACTGGGGATCGGGGATCTTCACCGAGATGACCGCCGTCATGCCCTCGCGCAGATCGTCGCCGCTGATGGTGGTCTTGACGTTCTTGAGCAGATTGTTGGCGGTGGCATAGGTATTCATGGTGCGCGTCAGGGCCGCCTTGAAGCCGATCAGATGGGTGCCGCCCTCATGGGTGTTGATGTTGTTGGCGAAGGAAAAAATCTTCTCGTCGTAGCCGTCGTTGTACTGAATGGCCACCTCCATCTCCACCCCTTCCTTTTCGCCGCGGAAAAAGATGGGCGCGGGATGCAGCGGGGTCTTGGCGCGGTTGAGATACTCGACGAAGGAAACGATGCCCCCCTCGTAATGAAACTCATGGCTCTTCTCGCTGCGCTCGTCGAGAATGTTGATCTTGACGCCGGCATTGAGAAAGGCCAACTCGCGCAGGCGCTGGGAGAGAATCTCGAAGGAGAATTCCGTGGTCTCGAAAATCTCGCCGTCGGGCCAGAAGGTGATCTTGGTGCCGCGCTTCTTGGTGGCCCCATCCTCGTGCAGTTCGCACACCGGCACGCCGCGTTCGTAGGTCTGGCGATAAATGCGATTGTTGCGGCGGATTTCAAGTTCAAGCTTCTCCGAGAGGGCGTTGACCACGGAGACGCCCACGCCGTGCAGGCCGCCCGACACCTTGTAGGAATCGTTGTCGAACTTGCCGCCGGCGTGCAGCACCGTCATGACCACCTCGGCGGCCGGCTTGTGCATGGTCGGGTGCATGTCCACGGGAATGCCGCGCCCGTTGTCCTCCACCGTCACCGATCCGTCGAGATGAATGGTGACCAACACTTCGTCGCAGTAGCCGGCCAGGGCTTCGTCGATGGAATTGTCGACCACCTCGTAGACCAGATGGTGCAGACCCGGCGCGGCGGTGGAGCCGATATACATGGCCGGGCGCTTGCGCACGGCGGAGAGTCCCTCGAGAACCTTGATGCTGTCCGCCCCATAATCCTTGGGGTTTTGCGGGGAAAGCAGTTCTTGTTGTTTGTCAGTCATGGTGCCAGTGTCCTTTACTCACGTGAAAAAAGCGGGCTTGGGCCAGACCCTGGCGACGCAGGGATTCGGCATCGGTGGTCGTCAGAAACACCTGACCGCGACGTTCGCGGAGAAATTCAAAAAGAAAGCTCTTGCGCCGACTGTCCAGTTCGCTGGTGATATCATCGAGCAGCAACAGCGGCGAATGTCCCGTCAGCTCCTCCAACAGCTCGATCTGCGCCGCCTTGAAGGCCAGAATGAAGCAGCGCTGCTGGCCCTGGGAGCCAAAAGCGCGCAGAGAGCGGCCATTGACGAGAAAATTAGGATCATCGCGATGCGGGCCCGCCAGAGTCTGGCCGAGGCGACGCTCTTCCTGCTGCAAGCGCGCGAGATCCTGGCGCAGATCCTCGGCGAAATCTCCACTGCTGGATCCCGGGTAATCAAGCTCCGCCTGTTCTCGTCCCTCGCTCAGATGGTCGTACACACGCGCCAGGTGCGGCCGCAGACGCGCGGCGAAGTGAAAGCGTTCCGCGCGGATGAGGGCCCCGGCGTGAATCAGGCTGCGCGTCCAGGGAGCGAGTTCCGCGGGGTGCGCATTTTGGCGCAGCAAGTGGTTGCGCTGCCGCAGCACGCGCAGAAAATCCTGGAAGCGTTCCAGATATCCGGGGTCCATGTGCAGCAGCGCGCGATCGAGCAGATCGCGGCGGCCAGCGGGAGGGCCCTTGATCAGATGCACTTCCTCCGGGGAAAAAAGCACCGGGCGTAGGATGCCCAGAACCTCATGGGCGCGCCGGACGCTCTTGTCGTCGAGACGAACCCGTTTGTGGGAACCATCGAGCTGGATCTCCAGGCAATGATCGACGCGGGCCGTTCTTACCCAAGCCTTGAGGCAACTGTGCGCAACGCCCGAGCAGATCAGGTCCTCGTTGCGCTGGGTGCGAAAACTCTTGAGCGTGCCCAGCAGATAAATCGCTTCCAGCAGATTGGTCTTGCCTTGCGCGTTTTGTCCCCAGAAGACATTGAAATCCGGGGCGGGAATCAGATCCGCCGTCGCCAGATTGCGAAAGCCGGAGAGCTGCAAGGTGCTGATCTGCATCATCGAGGATCGTTTTCAAAAAAAAAGCCTTTTGTGCAAAAGGCTTTTTTCCCTGGGGGAATCCGTAATTATAAA from Geoalkalibacter sp. carries:
- a CDS encoding peptidylprolyl isomerase, with amino-acid sequence MRIWMMVLGLLAVFAVPAAAKDFALIQTEHGTIRIELYAEKAPQTVANFRKLARDGFYDGLSFHRVVPGFVVQGGDPLGNGTGGPGYDLPAEIDASLKHQVGAVATARKGDRVNPERRSSGSQFYICLEPQPHLDGGYTIFGQVVEGMEVVRRIQAGDRMQKVSIEGQP
- a CDS encoding NAD(P)H-dependent glycerol-3-phosphate dehydrogenase; the encoded protein is MPMNIGVIGAGSWGTTLADLLARKGHAVSLWAYEADLVERMARTRENDLFLPGVTLAPALAFTNDLREAVTGRDLLLLVPPSQVMRALMQRAAAHIAPDTLVVSAAKGIEIETLRTMSEVLEETLPQAVHDRLCYLSGPSFAREVAAGMPTAVVAASRDPAVARRVQEAMSTEYFRIYTNTDVLGVELGGALKNVIALAAGVADGLGFGYNSRAALITRGLAEMTRLGLAKGAQAATFAGLAGMGDLVLTCTGDLSRNRSVGIELGRGRKLKDILAGMKMVAEGVQTSLSTYRLARKLGVEVPITEQMYRILYEDKDPRRAVIDLMARDLKSEGI
- a CDS encoding tetratricopeptide repeat protein; the protein is MGSIRKLKKRILKEELSYRRRKTSRRLLLAGLALVLLLGAGAGWYAVNQERFAERRFARAQALLVEKDYAAAARQFHQLARLYPHASRADEALFHLGELQHLYLGDDQRALLAFLQLEKSYPESPLSLAAQRQAADLYMDRLQDYGRAVVAYQKLLDQGVADGDQVQYRIGEAYFRLNNFEQARIEWDQLLAMFPASSLGAEAGYRSAVSLTLQGDFEQARTRFEKVFTTWPGHLYALEARFGLAAVFEEQGQLIDALDMLEKLRGVYPKPEVLEQRIAQVRERMEKKRKAI
- the gyrA gene encoding DNA gyrase subunit A, which produces MPEPQQPNKFTVNIEDEMRKSYMDYAMSVIIGRALPDVRDGLKPVHRRVLFAMHDLGNEWNKPYKKSARVVGDVIGKYHPHGDSAVYDTIVRMAQDFSMRHPLVDGQGNFGSIDGDSAAAMRYTEIRMARLAGELLADIEKETVDFGPNYDDSLQEPLVLPAKFPNLLVNGSEGIAVGMATKIPPHNLGEVIDALVAIIDDPRLRLDELMEKLPGPDFPTAGFIFGREGIREAYRSGRGIIQMRARALVEVDKRTGREAIIVSEIPYQVNKAKLIEKIAELVKDKKIEGISDLRDESDREGMRIVIELKKDVIPAVIINQLYKMTAMQSSFGIIMLAIVNGQPQVLDLRRLLDLFIEHRKEVVTRRCIFDLKKAEARAHILEGLKIALENLDEVIQIIKTSASPAEAKERLMARFGFSELQAQAILDMRLHRLTGLERDKILAEYEEVLALIRRLKEILASEVEILKIIREELLEIREKYANPRRTEIVAQTGELSLEDLIVEEDMVVTVSHTGYIKRNAVSLYRAQRRGGKGKTGMRPKEEDFVERLFIASTHSYVLIFTDQGKVYWLKVHEIPQGGRASRGKAIVNLLNLAAGEKVMTILPVKEFVEGKYIVTATEQGTVKKTELMAYANPRAGGIIALTIDEGDHLIAARLTDGSMDILLASRNGKSIRFPETDVRPMGRTARGVRGMLLEDDDRVIGMETVTDVTSSTLVTVTENGYGKRTDLDEYRVQSRGGKGIITIKTSERNGQVVDIKLCEEDSDLMFITDRGKVLRTSVGHLSIIGRNTQGVRLMVLEPGERIVAVAKLAEKDEDHGLDSEVEEADFEGGAELPTPEDE
- the gyrB gene encoding DNA topoisomerase (ATP-hydrolyzing) subunit B, translated to MTDKQQELLSPQNPKDYGADSIKVLEGLSAVRKRPAMYIGSTAAPGLHHLVYEVVDNSIDEALAGYCDEVLVTIHLDGSVTVEDNGRGIPVDMHPTMHKPAAEVVMTVLHAGGKFDNDSYKVSGGLHGVGVSVVNALSEKLELEIRRNNRIYRQTYERGVPVCELHEDGATKKRGTKITFWPDGEIFETTEFSFEILSQRLRELAFLNAGVKINILDERSEKSHEFHYEGGIVSFVEYLNRAKTPLHPAPIFFRGEKEGVEMEVAIQYNDGYDEKIFSFANNINTHEGGTHLIGFKAALTRTMNTYATANNLLKNVKTTISGDDLREGMTAVISVKIPDPQFEGQTKTKLGNSEVKGYVETLMNEKLAEYLEENPQVARKILEKGIEAARAREAARKARDLTRRKGALEGLSLPGKLADCQEKDPALSEIYLVEGDSAGGSAKQGRDRRTQAILPLKGKILNVEKARFDKMLTSAEIRTLITAMGTGIGKDDFDLAKLRYHRIIIMTDADVDGSHIRTLLLTFFFRQMPELVERGHLYIAQPPLYKVKRGKKEIYRKDDAELLEYLLDEGTEGASVQMEKTGKVLRGKQIIPTLRNIIDFNNLFEKLVHKGVNREILRIFVTGKIQNGFADMLDLAPLADKLKAVEPRATYQALQDPPRIFFTLGNLRARLDQSGLEILSSPEYKLLLQAYRKVEEICLDEKAFISYENKDVVEVHDRQELLTHFIERAKKGQYIQRYKGLGEMNPEQLWETTMDPEKRVLLQVKIEDAVEADEIFTVLMGDQVEPRRDFIEKNALNVSNLDI
- the recF gene encoding DNA replication/repair protein RecF (All proteins in this family for which functions are known are DNA-binding proteins that assist the filamentation of RecA onto DNA for the initiation of recombination or recombinational repair.) — its product is MMQISTLQLSGFRNLATADLIPAPDFNVFWGQNAQGKTNLLEAIYLLGTLKSFRTQRNEDLICSGVAHSCLKAWVRTARVDHCLEIQLDGSHKRVRLDDKSVRRAHEVLGILRPVLFSPEEVHLIKGPPAGRRDLLDRALLHMDPGYLERFQDFLRVLRQRNHLLRQNAHPAELAPWTRSLIHAGALIRAERFHFAARLRPHLARVYDHLSEGREQAELDYPGSSSGDFAEDLRQDLARLQQEERRLGQTLAGPHRDDPNFLVNGRSLRAFGSQGQQRCFILAFKAAQIELLEELTGHSPLLLLDDITSELDSRRKSFLFEFLRERRGQVFLTTTDAESLRRQGLAQARFFHVSKGHWHHD